Within Romboutsia sp. CE17, the genomic segment TCTCTTTAGTCATAACATCATGTGCACTTCCTTCACATACTACTCGACCTTTTTTTACACCTATCATATGATCTGCAAACCTAGCTGCATTATTAAGTTCATGTATTACCATTACTATAGTTGTCCCTTGTTTTTTATTTAATTCTTCTAACAATTTTAATACTTCTAATTGATGAGCTAAGTCTAAGTAAGTTGTAGGCTCATCTAGTATAAGTATATCTGTTTGTTGAGCTAGTGCCATAGCTATCCAAGCCCTCTGTCTTTGTCCTCCTGATAAAGCTTCCATAGGTCTATGTCTAAATTCTTCCATACCAGTTGATTTAAGTGCCCATGTTACTATGTCATTGTCTTCTTTTTTCATTTTCCCAAAACCTTTTTGATGAGGGAATCTTCCATAAGATATTAATTCTTCTACTGTAAGTCCACTTGGTGCTTGTGGACTTTGAGGAAGAACTGCCATAGTCTTAGCTAATTCCTTTGGACTTTGTTGTTTTATATTTATATTATTTACAAATATATCTCCGCTTTTTGGTTGTATTATTCTAGCTATTGTTTTTAATATTGTAGATTTACCACAACCATTTGAGCCTATTATTGTAGTTATTTTACCTTTTGGTATATCTAAATTTAAATCTTTTACTATATCTAAATTACCGTAAGAAATATTTAAGTTTCTAGTACTTATACAGTTCATATTTATCTCCTTTTAAATATAATTTTTATCTAATACTATTAGTCCACTAACATTAGATAAATAAAATACGGAACACCTATTACAGCTACAACTATTCCCACAGGAATTTCCATAGGTGCAATTATATTTCTTGCTATGGTATCTCCTACTAATAGGATTACACTTCCTACTAAAGCTGCAGTAGGTATTAATTTAATATGTTTTGGTCCTACTAATTTTCTAGCTATATGAGGAGCAACTAATCCTAAAAATCCTATACTTCCTGCCACAGATGTTGCAACCCCTGCTAATATTACAGAAAAAATTATTAATTTTATTCTTTCTTTTTCTACTTGTACACCTAAACCAGTAGCCACTTCATCTCCCAAGTTTAGTGCATCTAAGTATCTCGATTTATATAATGTTAATAAAGTTACTACTAAAATAAATGGTAATACTGCTAATACATACTTCCAGTTAGTACCCCATATACTTCCATTTGTCCAAGCCATAACTCTATTAAATTCTTGTGTTGTAAACTTTAACTGGAATATTGTAAGTAATGATGTAAATGCTATATTTATCCCTATCCCTACTAATAATAATCTAGAAGAATTTATTCCTTTTTTCCAAGCAAGTACA encodes:
- a CDS encoding ABC transporter ATP-binding protein encodes the protein MNCISTRNLNISYGNLDIVKDLNLDIPKGKITTIIGSNGCGKSTILKTIARIIQPKSGDIFVNNINIKQQSPKELAKTMAVLPQSPQAPSGLTVEELISYGRFPHQKGFGKMKKEDNDIVTWALKSTGMEEFRHRPMEALSGGQRQRAWIAMALAQQTDILILDEPTTYLDLAHQLEVLKLLEELNKKQGTTIVMVIHELNNAARFADHMIGVKKGRVVCEGSAHDVMTKENLKELFNIDAEIVSDPRNNKPVCITYDMVV
- a CDS encoding FecCD family ABC transporter permease is translated as MKISKNKKFTLIISILILMIFGIFLISLNTGSLAISPGEVIQTLLGQGSKAQEIAIFKLRLPRIVLGILVGTALAVSGTILQGVTKNDLADSGILGINSGSALFVVIYIFLINGNVYDGVSNFTIFTMPIVALSGALFGAFLIYVLAWKKGINSSRLLLVGIGINIAFTSLLTIFQLKFTTQEFNRVMAWTNGSIWGTNWKYVLAVLPFILVVTLLTLYKSRYLDALNLGDEVATGLGVQVEKERIKLIIFSVILAGVATSVAGSIGFLGLVAPHIARKLVGPKHIKLIPTAALVGSVILLVGDTIARNIIAPMEIPVGIVVAVIGVPYFIYLMLVD